In Cryptomeria japonica chromosome 10, Sugi_1.0, whole genome shotgun sequence, a genomic segment contains:
- the LOC131030919 gene encoding large ribosomal subunit protein eL31, whose protein sequence is MVEKGKSRREEVVTREYTINLHKRLHGCTFKKMAPRAVKEIRKFAQKAMGTTDVRVDVKLNKAVWSRGIRSVPRRVRVRISRKRNPEEDAKEELYSLVTVAEVPPEGLRGVGTKVIEEED, encoded by the exons ATGGTGGAGAAGGGCAAAAGCCGAAGAGAGGAAGTCGTCACAAGAGAATATACCATTAATTTGCATAAACGCCTCCATGGCTG tactttcaaaaaaatggctcCAAGAGCTGTAAAGGAGATCAGGAAGTTTGCACAGAAGGCCATGGGGACTACTGATGTAAGGGTGGATGTGAAGTTGAATAAAGCTGTTTGGAGCAGGGGTATTAGAAGTGTGCCCAGAAGGGTCAGGGTTCGAATTTCAAGAAAACGCAATCCTGAAGAAGATGCTAAAGAGGAGTTGTATTCACTTGTTACAGTTGCTGAGGTGCCACCTGAGGGGCTCAGGGGAGTGGGTACTAAAGTTATTGAGGAAGAAGACTAA